Proteins encoded in a region of the Acidobacteriota bacterium genome:
- the mtnB gene encoding methylthioribulose 1-phosphate dehydratase produces MADNAKDKLAGELAEAGREFYRRGWVLGTSGNFSMLLARRPLRISVTASGIEKGNLDETNFLELDDDAEILQGFGKPSAETLLHLCIYRHVPRARSILHTHSVWGTILSDHFYESGFIEIEGYEMLKGLSGVATHEHRERVPIVDNSQDYVALSHVIENVLRENPECHGIYLRRHGLYTWGETVADAKRHVEIFEFLFEVLGRSLR; encoded by the coding sequence ATGGCCGATAACGCGAAAGACAAATTAGCAGGCGAACTTGCCGAGGCGGGCCGCGAGTTTTACCGCCGCGGCTGGGTTCTTGGAACGAGCGGCAATTTCAGCATGCTGCTCGCTCGCCGGCCGCTCCGCATTTCGGTTACGGCCAGCGGCATCGAAAAGGGCAACCTCGACGAGACGAACTTCCTCGAGCTTGATGACGATGCCGAAATCCTACAGGGCTTCGGAAAGCCCTCGGCCGAGACGCTGCTTCACCTTTGCATTTACAGGCATGTGCCGCGGGCCCGCTCTATCCTGCACACGCATTCGGTCTGGGGCACTATACTCTCGGATCATTTTTACGAATCGGGTTTTATCGAGATAGAAGGCTACGAGATGCTCAAGGGCCTCTCGGGCGTTGCGACCCATGAACACCGTGAACGCGTGCCGATAGTCGATAACTCGCAGGATTACGTCGCGCTCTCGCACGTCATCGAGAATGTGCTCCGCGAGAATCCGGAATGCCACGGCATCTACCTCCGCCGCCATGGCCTCTACACCTGGGGCGAAACGGTCGCCGACGCAAAACGGCACGTGGAGATATTTGAGTTTTTGTTCGAGGTGCTGGGGAGGAGCTTAAGATAA
- a CDS encoding cupin domain-containing protein yields MAIVDVPKRALRLTEVGEITEYLGAIGIDYERWDNIAELGPDASDEEILVFYSDEIEELKAKGGYVTADVINVTPETPGLEAMLAKFDKEHWHDEDEVRFIVRGHGLFHIAPEGGDVVSIEMEAGDLIRVPRGTRHWFNLCGDRTVRAIRLFQDMSGWTPHYTSSGVDSGFEPMCFGGNYIPLGVK; encoded by the coding sequence ATGGCAATAGTGGATGTTCCAAAAAGAGCGTTGCGGCTCACCGAGGTGGGCGAGATTACGGAGTATCTCGGGGCGATCGGCATTGACTATGAACGATGGGACAACATCGCCGAGCTCGGGCCGGACGCGAGCGATGAGGAGATCCTTGTGTTCTATTCCGATGAGATCGAAGAGCTGAAAGCAAAGGGCGGCTATGTCACGGCAGATGTAATCAACGTAACGCCCGAAACGCCCGGCCTCGAAGCCATGCTCGCGAAGTTCGATAAAGAGCATTGGCACGATGAAGACGAAGTGCGGTTCATCGTCCGCGGCCACGGCCTTTTCCACATCGCACCCGAGGGCGGCGATGTCGTTTCGATAGAGATGGAGGCCGGCGACCTGATCCGCGTTCCGCGAGGCACACGGCATTGGTTCAATCTCTGCGGCGACCGGACCGTACGCGCGATCCGCCTCTTTCAGGACATGTCCGGCTGGACGCCGCACTACACAAGTTCCGGCGTCGATTCGGGCTTTGAACCGATGTGCTTCGGCGGCAATTACATTCCATTGGGCGTAAAGTAA
- the mtnC gene encoding acireductone synthase, whose amino-acid sequence MTKAILLDIEGTTTPIDFVHRTLFPYARARVAGYVSENFASLRSEIAELAAEAEADESYTKAFDKTSTNAVTEYLQHLIDADRKSTPLKFIQGLIWERGYAAGELVGEVFPDVPPALERWKAAGKLIAIYSSGSVLAQKLIFSHTAEGDLSRHIDRYFDTNIGHKREAESYRRIAEELEIEPAEVLFISDIAEEIAAAAESGMQVLLSVRPGNSPVAESNFERIDSFDQVAA is encoded by the coding sequence ATGACCAAAGCAATACTCCTCGACATCGAAGGCACGACGACCCCGATCGACTTTGTCCATCGGACGCTTTTCCCTTACGCCCGTGCCCGCGTCGCGGGTTATGTGTCGGAGAATTTCGCGTCGCTCCGAAGCGAGATCGCCGAGCTTGCCGCCGAGGCCGAGGCGGACGAGAGCTACACGAAAGCGTTCGACAAAACGTCGACGAACGCGGTGACAGAATACCTCCAGCATCTCATTGATGCCGACCGCAAATCGACGCCGCTCAAGTTCATCCAAGGCCTCATCTGGGAACGCGGATACGCCGCAGGCGAACTCGTCGGGGAGGTCTTCCCGGATGTGCCGCCCGCCCTTGAACGCTGGAAGGCGGCGGGCAAGCTCATCGCCATCTATTCCTCCGGCAGCGTCTTGGCGCAAAAGCTGATCTTCAGCCACACAGCCGAGGGCGATCTTTCCCGCCACATCGACCGCTATTTTGACACCAATATCGGCCACAAGCGTGAGGCGGAAAGCTATCGCCGCATCGCAGAGGAGCTTGAGATCGAGCCCGCCGAGGTCCTCTTCATTTCCGACATCGCCGAGGAGATCGCCGCCGCCGCGGAGTCAGGAATGCAGGTTCTGCTTTCCGTCCGTCCCGGTAATTCTCCCGTCGCGGAAAGCAATTTCGAGAGGATCGATTCATTCGACCAAGTCGCCGCTTAA
- the msrA gene encoding peptide-methionine (S)-S-oxide reductase MsrA: MAENGLETATLAAGCFWCVEAVFDDLKGVHDVVSGYSGGHKENPTYQEVCSETTGHAEVVQITFDPAELSYADLLRVFFSVHDPTQLNRQGNDIGTSYRSAIFYHSEEQKQTAHEIIDEVTQEGIYDGKIVTEVTAFDKFWPAEDYHQEYFANNPNQPYCAAVVAPKVVKFRQKFAARLKK, encoded by the coding sequence ATGGCAGAAAACGGGCTTGAAACGGCAACTCTCGCGGCGGGATGTTTTTGGTGTGTTGAGGCGGTCTTTGACGACCTCAAGGGCGTTCACGACGTCGTCTCCGGTTACTCGGGCGGGCACAAAGAAAACCCGACCTATCAGGAGGTCTGCTCCGAAACCACCGGCCACGCCGAGGTCGTCCAGATCACGTTCGACCCCGCTGAACTCTCATATGCGGACCTGCTTCGCGTCTTCTTTTCCGTCCACGATCCGACACAGCTTAACCGCCAGGGCAACGACATCGGCACCTCGTATCGCTCGGCGATCTTTTATCATTCAGAAGAGCAGAAACAGACCGCCCACGAGATCATCGACGAGGTCACGCAAGAGGGCATTTACGACGGCAAGATCGTCACCGAGGTGACCGCCTTCGATAAATTCTGGCCGGCTGAGGATTACCACCAAGAATACTTTGCCAATAACCCCAATCAGCCCTATTGCGCCGCTGTCGTCGCGCCAAAGGTCGTGAAGTTTCGCCAAAAATTCGCCGCCCGCCTCAAAAAATGA
- a CDS encoding carboxypeptidase regulatory-like domain-containing protein produces the protein MPQSKNLTSQFSVFFLAAGLLLTISLLYIANDSQAQEVRFEKETAEFSLSADDLAGAISGRVFQDFNGNGLFESSGGTAAVPTAIDVGVAGVTVSAYDSAGVLRGTAVTAANGTYTLNATGTGPYRIEFTGLPAGFRPSARSAASVNGNTATTAGSTVHFVQDGNTSNVNLALNRPGDFCANNPEICSQLYGFGGATQPEALFTIPYTGGSTRTTGGNPVTDFTSPGNTSLATTDDVGTTFGLAYHRATRRIFAASYMKKHAKFGPGGPGAIYQYDRNTNAVNEFVNLNTVFGPGTAGTDPHNPLDYNTDNGQTTWNAVGKISFGGIALNADETFLYAMNLNDRRLYRIPTSGPLNSTTITSYPFPTTMPSCTVASEVRPFAVTWYEGTVYVGAVCSRETAGGAISTNLRAYVYAFDPVTNTFAATPSINIQLNYPRAETDPGYGAAWRNWRATYTTISTSHFIYPQPMVTDIDFDRGNMVLSLRDRNGDQSGYNSASNPNNPSQLFKGITAGDMLRLCGNPTSGWTLEANGRCGGIGNAPQNTDEGPGNGEYYYQDNYHPNGNPHDEVALGGASQIPGHSVLVATIFDPVYIPNDNIYDAGGFRWFVNNTGAQNRGYLAYSFSDFGKANGIGNVVPLCEAAPIEVGNRIWFDANSNGVQDPGEGPIAGVTVNLYQGSTLVGTAVTDANGEYYFVPGTTVDPNPTDHIGIVNGGLAFGTSYQIRLDNLSNFLIGGPLFGRWITTADQTSQAGDDEATDSDATAATNMPGSPLGTFPVVSFTTGGPGENDHRFDIGFATLAPSSSNVSVEGRVMTANGLGIPNASVVIFDAEGNTWSVLTGSFGYFNFEGIPAGQTVFVSVRARGHVFKQPIQTITTNDELNVVEFIASE, from the coding sequence ATGCCGCAAAGCAAAAACCTAACCTCGCAATTCAGTGTCTTCTTTCTCGCAGCCGGTCTTCTGCTAACGATTAGCCTGCTCTACATCGCCAATGATTCACAGGCGCAAGAGGTCCGTTTCGAAAAGGAGACCGCCGAGTTTTCTCTTTCTGCCGATGACTTAGCCGGAGCCATTTCGGGCCGTGTCTTTCAGGATTTCAACGGCAACGGGCTATTCGAAAGCTCCGGTGGCACCGCGGCTGTGCCTACCGCAATAGACGTCGGCGTCGCAGGCGTAACAGTTTCTGCCTATGACTCGGCCGGGGTTCTACGCGGGACGGCAGTAACAGCGGCCAATGGCACCTATACGCTAAACGCGACCGGCACCGGACCGTACCGGATCGAGTTCACGGGCCTGCCGGCCGGTTTTCGACCCTCGGCCAGAAGCGCGGCTTCGGTCAATGGGAATACGGCAACGACGGCCGGTTCTACAGTGCACTTTGTTCAGGATGGCAATACGTCGAACGTCAACCTAGCACTTAATCGTCCCGGCGACTTTTGTGCGAATAATCCGGAGATCTGCTCGCAGCTTTATGGCTTCGGCGGTGCCACGCAGCCCGAAGCCCTATTTACGATTCCCTACACCGGCGGCAGCACACGAACCACCGGCGGCAACCCGGTCACCGACTTTACTTCGCCTGGCAATACCTCACTTGCGACCACCGATGACGTCGGCACGACCTTTGGGCTTGCTTATCATCGGGCGACGCGGCGTATCTTTGCGGCTTCCTACATGAAAAAGCACGCGAAGTTCGGCCCCGGCGGCCCTGGTGCGATCTATCAGTATGACCGAAACACGAATGCCGTCAACGAATTCGTAAACCTGAATACGGTCTTTGGCCCGGGAACGGCAGGCACAGACCCGCACAATCCGCTCGATTACAACACCGATAACGGCCAGACCACTTGGAACGCTGTTGGAAAGATCTCGTTCGGCGGCATCGCTCTGAATGCGGATGAAACATTTCTCTACGCGATGAACCTGAACGACCGGCGTCTCTATCGCATTCCTACGTCCGGCCCGCTCAATTCGACCACCATCACGAGCTATCCGTTCCCAACCACGATGCCGAGCTGCACGGTTGCATCCGAGGTGAGGCCCTTCGCGGTGACCTGGTACGAAGGCACGGTTTACGTTGGCGCGGTCTGTTCGCGTGAAACAGCAGGAGGGGCGATCTCAACCAATCTCCGTGCGTACGTTTACGCCTTCGATCCGGTGACGAATACCTTTGCCGCGACGCCAAGCATCAACATTCAGCTCAATTACCCGCGGGCCGAGACCGACCCCGGTTACGGTGCCGCATGGCGGAACTGGCGTGCGACCTACACGACCATCAGCACTTCGCACTTCATCTATCCTCAGCCGATGGTGACAGATATCGACTTTGACCGCGGCAATATGGTGCTTTCGCTTCGCGACCGCAACGGCGACCAATCGGGCTACAACAGCGCAAGCAACCCGAACAATCCGTCGCAGCTCTTCAAGGGCATCACCGCGGGAGATATGCTGCGGCTCTGCGGCAACCCGACCTCGGGTTGGACGCTTGAAGCCAACGGCCGCTGCGGCGGCATCGGGAACGCGCCGCAGAACACGGACGAAGGCCCTGGAAACGGCGAATATTACTACCAAGACAACTATCACCCGAACGGCAATCCGCACGACGAGGTCGCACTCGGCGGGGCATCGCAGATACCGGGCCATTCCGTACTCGTTGCGACCATCTTCGACCCGGTCTATATCCCGAACGACAATATCTATGATGCCGGTGGTTTTCGGTGGTTTGTGAACAACACCGGAGCTCAGAATCGCGGCTATCTCGCTTACTCGTTCAGCGATTTCGGCAAGGCGAACGGCATCGGCAACGTTGTTCCTCTGTGCGAGGCGGCCCCGATCGAGGTCGGAAACCGAATCTGGTTCGATGCCAACTCTAACGGCGTGCAGGACCCCGGCGAGGGCCCGATCGCCGGGGTGACCGTCAATCTTTATCAAGGCTCAACCCTTGTCGGGACAGCAGTGACCGACGCGAACGGCGAGTACTATTTCGTCCCGGGAACCACGGTTGACCCAAACCCGACCGACCACATCGGCATCGTGAACGGCGGCCTCGCTTTCGGGACATCCTATCAGATCAGGCTAGACAATTTGTCCAATTTTCTCATCGGCGGGCCGCTCTTTGGCCGCTGGATCACGACCGCGGATCAAACGTCGCAGGCCGGCGACGACGAAGCCACCGATTCGGACGCAACGGCAGCGACGAATATGCCCGGTTCGCCGCTTGGTACGTTTCCGGTCGTCAGCTTTACCACCGGCGGGCCTGGCGAGAACGACCATCGCTTCGACATCGGCTTCGCTACGCTGGCCCCATCGTCGTCAAACGTATCGGTGGAGGGCCGTGTGATGACGGCAAATGGTTTGGGAATTCCGAATGCTTCGGTCGTGATCTTCGATGCCGAGGGAAACACCTGGAGTGTGCTTACGGGCAGCTTCGGCTACTTCAATTTCGAGGGGATACCCGCCGGCCAGACCGTATTTGTTTCCGTGCGTGCCCGCGGCCATGTTTTCAAGCAGCCGATCCAAACGATCACAACGAACGACGAGCTGAACGTCGTCGAATTCATCGCATCCGAATAG
- a CDS encoding TMEM165/GDT1 family protein has protein sequence MDLKIFGTAFLTLFLAELGDKTQLAIIVLTAKTESKLAVFLGASLALVLVSLLAVLFGGVLSQYVPTEWLQRIVAVAFIIIGILMLFGKI, from the coding sequence ATGGACCTGAAGATTTTCGGCACCGCTTTTCTGACGCTTTTCCTGGCCGAGCTTGGCGATAAGACGCAGCTCGCGATCATCGTCCTAACGGCAAAAACGGAGTCGAAGCTCGCCGTTTTCCTCGGGGCGAGCCTCGCTCTCGTTCTTGTATCGCTACTTGCGGTCTTGTTCGGCGGCGTGCTTAGCCAATATGTACCTACTGAATGGCTTCAGCGGATAGTCGCCGTCGCGTTCATAATCATCGGCATCCTGATGCTCTTCGGTAAGATCTAA
- a CDS encoding tail fiber domain-containing protein, producing the protein MLLITMAVMAALFVETIFAQTTEFNYQGSLKDGASAANGNYDFEFALFDAVSGGAQLGSTLSLNSVAVANGVFTVKLDFGSQFPGAKRFLEIRVRLAGQPGITTLAPRQQVDSSPYAVKSINSDTATNAVTAANATNAVNATNAATATNATNATQLGGVAANQYVVTTDPRMTDARPPTAGSTNYIQNQTAGSQATSNFSISGNGIAGGTLSGNIVNATTQYNIGGSRILSNAGLENLFAGENAGQSNTAGNGNSFFGFFAGDLNTTGNSNSFFGRNAGGSNTGGASNSFFGNQAGLSNTTGANNSFFGRVAGASNTVGNSNSFFGNQAGDANTTGTNNSFFGNTAGYANTTGANNTIVGNAANVSIGNLTNATAIGSFALVGASNSLVLGSISGVNGAAANTNVGIGTTAPVWKLHVAGTGIQRAAVRSDINSGFILGLGNTDRWSLATTAPNGNFILFNEINATVAFSVDTNSNAVAIPTLGAAGATALCRNALNQISTCSSSLRYKTNIGRFSPGISFVNQLRPISFDWKDGGMKDVGFGAEDIAKIDPRFVTYNDKGEVEGVKYDRIGVVLVNAVKDQQAQIEAQDVKIKSLETQLEAFKVLVCSQNPSAEVCRLNK; encoded by the coding sequence ATGCTTTTGATCACTATGGCGGTGATGGCAGCCCTGTTTGTTGAGACGATCTTTGCCCAGACAACCGAATTTAACTATCAAGGCAGTCTCAAGGACGGGGCGTCGGCGGCGAACGGCAACTATGATTTTGAGTTCGCTTTGTTTGATGCGGTTTCGGGTGGGGCTCAATTGGGGTCGACGCTCTCGCTCAACTCAGTGGCCGTCGCTAATGGTGTTTTCACCGTCAAGCTGGATTTCGGCAGCCAGTTTCCAGGAGCGAAGCGGTTTCTTGAGATCAGGGTCCGGTTAGCCGGACAACCGGGCATTACGACTTTGGCACCGAGACAGCAGGTGGACAGCTCCCCATATGCGGTAAAGAGTATTAATTCAGATACTGCCACCAATGCTGTAACTGCCGCGAACGCTACAAATGCGGTCAACGCAACGAATGCAGCAACCGCGACAAACGCCACAAACGCCACACAACTTGGCGGCGTGGCGGCAAATCAGTATGTTGTCACGACCGACCCGCGAATGACCGACGCGCGGCCACCGACGGCAGGCTCGACAAACTACATCCAAAATCAGACCGCCGGATCGCAGGCGACCTCAAACTTCAGCATCAGCGGTAACGGCATTGCCGGCGGGACGCTTTCCGGGAACATCGTCAACGCAACGACGCAATACAACATTGGCGGCAGTCGCATCTTGAGCAATGCGGGCTTGGAAAACCTTTTTGCCGGCGAAAATGCCGGTCAATCGAACACGGCAGGCAACGGCAACTCGTTCTTTGGCTTTTTTGCCGGAGACTTGAACACGACGGGCAACAGCAACTCCTTCTTCGGCAGGAATGCCGGTGGCTCGAACACGGGGGGCGCCAGCAACTCGTTCTTTGGCAATCAGGCTGGTTTGTCGAACACGACGGGCGCCAACAACTCGTTCTTTGGCAGGGTTGCCGGTGCCTCGAACACCGTGGGCAACAGCAACTCGTTCTTTGGCAATCAGGCTGGTGACGCGAACACGACGGGCACCAACAACTCGTTCTTTGGAAATACGGCTGGTTACGCGAACACGACGGGCGCCAACAATACTATTGTCGGTAACGCAGCGAATGTCAGTATAGGCAATCTCACAAACGCCACGGCCATTGGTTCATTTGCTTTGGTTGGCGCAAGCAATTCGCTTGTGTTGGGTAGCATCAGCGGCGTAAACGGGGCAGCGGCGAATACTAATGTTGGCATCGGCACAACCGCGCCAGTGTGGAAACTTCACGTGGCGGGCACCGGGATTCAGCGGGCGGCCGTTAGATCGGACATTAATTCAGGGTTCATTCTGGGTCTTGGAAACACTGACCGGTGGTCGTTGGCGACCACCGCTCCAAACGGAAATTTTATTCTGTTCAATGAGATTAATGCCACAGTCGCATTCAGCGTTGACACCAACAGCAATGCGGTTGCGATACCGACGCTTGGCGCCGCCGGAGCGACCGCGCTTTGCCGAAACGCATTGAATCAGATATCAACCTGCTCTTCTAGCTTGCGTTACAAAACAAACATCGGTCGATTTTCACCCGGCATATCGTTTGTCAATCAACTTCGCCCGATCTCCTTCGACTGGAAAGACGGCGGAATGAAGGATGTCGGATTCGGTGCAGAAGACATCGCAAAGATCGATCCGCGATTCGTCACCTACAACGACAAAGGCGAGGTCGAGGGCGTCAAGTACGATCGCATCGGTGTCGTCTTGGTAAACGCGGTCAAGGACCAGCAGGCACAGATCGAGGCTCAGGACGTAAAGATCAAGTCGCTTGAGACGCAGCTTGAGGCATTTAAGGTTCTCGTATGTTCACAAAACCCTTCGGCGGAGGTTTGCCGGCTTAATAAATAG
- a CDS encoding alpha/beta hydrolase, with amino-acid sequence MKKRDLALAVGGGLAAAVAVKMLTRERSASWERAREVLPHSDRSRFITVDGIRIHIQEFGEAGDPPVVLIHGYTASAYVWKSAAPLIAAEGFHVIALDLVGFGYSEKPRWFDYTIPSQARIVSRLMDRLGIGSATVVGSSYGGAVAATLALDYPGRVEKLVMVDAVINDDAKRHPVLRLASVPGVGEVITPFLVDSKAFLRLRMHNTLAPANHHMITDERVSSVRRPLKAADAHHSVLATSRNWHAKRIENDAHLIAQPTLLIWGEEDRVIPLANGIKLYDSIVRSRLVVLKNCGHVPQEEKTDAFVRLVADFCHDRKGRVDLKGSEDAFERFGS; translated from the coding sequence ATGAAGAAAAGAGATCTTGCATTGGCGGTCGGCGGCGGGCTTGCCGCGGCGGTGGCGGTAAAGATGTTGACGCGTGAGCGAAGCGCGAGTTGGGAGCGTGCCCGCGAGGTGCTGCCCCACAGCGACCGCTCGCGCTTTATCACGGTCGATGGCATTCGCATTCACATACAGGAATTTGGCGAGGCGGGTGACCCGCCGGTCGTTCTGATCCACGGCTACACGGCCTCGGCCTATGTTTGGAAGTCGGCGGCGCCGCTTATCGCCGCCGAGGGGTTCCACGTAATTGCTCTCGACCTCGTCGGTTTTGGCTATTCGGAAAAGCCACGCTGGTTCGATTACACGATCCCCTCGCAGGCCCGCATCGTCTCGCGGCTGATGGACCGGCTCGGCATCGGGAGTGCGACTGTCGTCGGGAGCTCCTATGGCGGAGCGGTCGCGGCAACTCTCGCGCTCGATTATCCCGGCCGCGTCGAAAAGCTCGTGATGGTTGATGCCGTTATCAATGACGACGCAAAGCGGCACCCCGTCCTCCGGCTTGCCTCGGTGCCCGGAGTCGGCGAGGTGATAACGCCGTTCCTCGTCGATTCAAAGGCGTTCCTCAGGCTGCGGATGCACAATACGCTCGCCCCGGCGAACCACCACATGATCACCGATGAGCGGGTAAGCAGCGTCCGGCGACCGCTCAAGGCCGCCGATGCGCACCACTCGGTGCTCGCGACCTCGCGCAATTGGCACGCCAAGCGGATCGAGAACGACGCCCACCTCATCGCCCAACCCACGCTGCTCATCTGGGGCGAGGAGGACCGCGTCATCCCGCTCGCAAACGGCATCAAGCTCTATGATTCGATCGTCCGCTCGCGGCTCGTCGTGCTAAAAAATTGCGGCCACGTCCCGCAGGAGGAAAAGACCG